A region of Diospyros lotus cultivar Yz01 chromosome 3, ASM1463336v1, whole genome shotgun sequence DNA encodes the following proteins:
- the LOC127798510 gene encoding elongation factor 1-alpha — MGKEKFHINIVVIGHVDSGKSTTTGHLIYKLGGIDKRVIERFEKEAAEMNKRSFKYAWVLDKLKAERERGITIDIALWKFETTKYYCTVIDAPGHRDFIKNMITGTSQADCAVLIIDSTTGGFEAGISKDGQTREHALLAFTLGVRQMICCCNKMDATTPKYSKARYDEIVKEVSSYMKKVGYNPDKIPFVPISGFEGDNMIERSTNLDWYKGPTLLEALDMIHEPKRPSDKPLRLPLQDVYKIGGIGTVPVGRVETGVLKPGMVVTFGPSGLTTEVKSVEMHHEALQEALPGDNVGFNVKNVAVKDLKRGFVASNSKDDPAKGAASFTSQVIIMNHPGQIGNGYAPVLDCHTSHIAVKFAELLTKIDRRSGKELEKEPKFLKNGDAGLVKMIPTKPMVVETFSEYPPLGRFAVRDMRQTVAVGVIKSVDKKDPTGAKVTKAAAKKGAK; from the exons ATGGGTAAGGAGAAGTTTCACATCAACATTGTGGTCATTGGCCATGTCGACTCTGGAAAGTCAACAACCACTGGCCATCTTATCTACAAGCTAGGAGGCATTGACAAGCGTGttattgagagatttgagaaggAAGCTGCTGAGATGAACAAGAGGTCGTTCAAGTATGCCTGGGTGTTGGACAAGCTCAAGGCTGAGCGCGAACGTGGTATCACCATTGACATTGCCTTGTGGAAGTTTGAGACTACAAAGTACTATTGCACGGTGATTGATGCCCCCGGACATCGTGACTTCATCAAGAACATGATCACTGGCACCTCCCAGGCGGACTGTGCAGTCCTCATTATTGATTCTACCACTGGTGGTTTTGAAGCTGGTATTTCCAAGGATGGTCAGACCCGTGAACATGCGTTGCTTGCTTTCACCCTTGGTGTCAGGCAAATGATATGCTGCTGCAACAAG ATGGATGCGACAACTCCAAAGTATTCCAAGGCAAGGTATGATGAAATTGTGAAGGAAGTCTCTTCCTACATGAAGAAGGTAGGATACAACCCTGATAAGATCCCATTTGTCCCCATCTCTGGTTTTGAAGGAGACAACATGATTGAGAGATCTACAAACCTGGACTGGTACAAGGGGCCAACCCTCCTCGAGGCGCTTGACATGATCCATGAACCCAAGAGGCCCTCCGACAAGCCACTCCGTCTCCCACTCCAGGACGTGTACAAAATTGGTGGCATTGGAACTGTGCCAGTGGGGCGTGTGGAGACTGGTGTTCTGAAGCCTGGCATGGTGGTGACCTTCGGACCCTCTGGACTGACAACTGAAGTTAAGTCTGTGGAGATGCACCATGAAGCTCTCCAGGAGGCCCTGCCGGGTGACAATGTCGGCTTCAACGTGAAGAACGTGGCCGTGAAGGATCTGAAGCGTGGGTTTGTGGCTTCAAACTCAAAGGATGATCCTGCCAAGGGGGCTGCTAGCTTTACGTCTCAGGTTATCATTATGAACCACCCTGGCCAGATTGGAAACGGTTATGCACCAGTTCTTGACTGCCACACCTCTCATATTGCTGTCAAGTTTGCGGAGCTGCTGACCAAGATTGACAGGCGATCTGGCAAGGAGCTTGAGAAGGAGcctaaattcttgaaaaatgggGATGCCGGTCTTGTGAAGATGATCCCGACCAAGCCCATGGTGGTGGAAACATTCTCCGAATATCCCCCTCTTGGACGGTTCGCTGTTAGGGACATGAGGCAGACCGTGGCCGTTGGTGTGATCAAGAGTGTTGACAAGAAGGATCCTACTGGAGCCAAGGTCACCAAGGCTGCTGCAAAGAAGGGTGCCAAGTGA
- the LOC127798509 gene encoding vicilin-like seed storage protein At2g28490, with product MAKTRVLLLLLVVILGYAAAPMAGAVYEGGGAEEEEKEEKLFLLRNMKAVVETEAGRMDVVEGFTGRHGGRALHIGFITMEPKALFIPQYLDSNMILFVRRGEARVGSIYNDRLVEKRLKMGDVYRIGAGSAFYLVNTGEGQILHIVCSIDKTEDSGWGTFHSFFIGGGAYSVLAGFDPITLSTALNVSVKVVKMITTDQELDPIVFYQDAHSRATWTQFLELKEEERFEHLKRKVRFQEPAAGGNDEEPTWSLRKLLNSLFGKEANRKHHDWKIKSPEPYNLYHRKPDFKNNYGWSIALDDSDYWPLGLSDVGVFLVYLTAGSMMAPHINPMAPEIAIVLRGEGEIQVVFPNGTLAMKAKVGPGDVFWIPQFFPFCQIASRTGPFEFFGVTTSSSYNRPQFLLGAGSILRTMMGPELAAGFGMRDVDWFSKIVRAQEQRMIFSSASAAPPDMEEEGENGSRMAKVLKSFGDEMVMGFD from the exons ATGGCGAAGACAAGGGTTCTGCTGCTGCTTTTGGTGGTGATTCTGGGATATGCGGCGGCGCCAATGGCGGGTGCCGTCTATGAAGGCGGCGgagcggaggaggaggagaaagaggAAAAGCTGTTCTTGTTGCGGAATATGAAGGCGGTGGTGGAGACCGAAGCCGGGCGCATGGACGTGGTGGAGGGTTTTACAGGACGCCATGGGGGAAGGGCTCTCCATATTGGGTTCATCACCATGGAACCCAAGGCTCTCTTCATTCCTCAGTATCTTGATTCCAACATGATCCTCTTCGTTCGCAGAG GGGAAGCAAGAGTTGGGTCAATCTACAATGACAGGCTGGTGGAGAAGCGATTGAAGATGGGAGACGTGTACAGAATTGGAGCTGGCTCTGCGTTCTATCTGGTTAACACTGGAGAGGGACAGATACTGCATATCGTTTGCAGCATTGACAAAACTGAGGACTCGGGATGGGGCACCTTCCAT TCTTTCTTCATTGGTGGAGGAGCTTATTCTGTGCTTGCTGGGTTTGATCCCATAACCCTCTCAACCGCATTAAAT GTGTCAGTAAAAGTGGTGAAGATGATCACGACCGATCAAGAACTCGACCCGATTGTGTTCTACCAAGACGCGCATTCGCGGGCTACGTGGACGCAATTCCTGGAGCTGAAAGAGGAGGAGAGATTCGAGCATCTGAAGAGAAAAGTGCGTTTCCAAGAACCCGCAGCAGGTGGAAACGACGAGGAACCGACTTGGTCACTGAGGAAGCTGTTGAATTCCCTCTTTGGAAAAGAAGCCAACAGAAAACATCATGACTGGAAAATCAAGTCGCCGGAACCCTACAACCTCTACCACAGGAAGCCCGATTTCAAGAATAACTACGGCTGGAGCATTGCCCTCGACGACTCCGATTACTGGCCGCTGGGCCTATCGGACGTCGGTGTTTTTCTAGTCTACCTCACTGCC GGATCGATGATGGCTCCGCATATTAATCCAATGGCACCAGAGATCGCAATCGTGCTaagaggagaaggagaaatccaAGTGGTGTTTCCGAACGGAACTCTAGCCATGAAAGCGAAAGTAGGCCCAGGCGACGTCTTCTGGATTCCGCAATTCTTTCCGTTCTGCCAGATAGCTTCGAGGACGGGGCCATTCGAGTTCTTTGGAGTCACAACGTCGTCGAGCTACAACAGGCCGCAGTTCTTGTTGGGAGCCGGCTCCATTCTGCGGACCATGATGGGCCCTGAACTGGCAGCGGGCTTCGGAATGAGGGACGTGGATTGGTTCTCGAAGATTGTCCGAGCTCAGGAGCAGAGGATGATTTTCTCGTCGGCCTCTGCAGCGCCGCCCGACATGGAAGAGGAGGGGGAGAACGGGAGCAGGATGGCGAAGGTGTTGAAAAGCTTTGGCGATGAAATGGTTATGGGTTTTGACTAG